The following proteins are co-located in the Echinicola sp. 20G genome:
- a CDS encoding TonB-dependent receptor — protein sequence MRLVAQHHQPKSGVIGYVSAENGHAIGVTVYVKNTSHGTVTDREGRFRLPLEPGEKVLIVSGLGYEKKELVVSVKEGDWKKLKVDLKPSTDSELDEVEVQGDFEIQNVRESPYNVVAIDAKANYNTNMDLGHLLNRASGVKIRESGGVGSRMNISLNGFTGRNVKIFMDGVPMAGFGNAFQLNNIPVGMADRIEVYKGVVPIEFGTDAMGGVINIVTNRSSNTYLDASYSYGSFNTHRANVSAGHTTKNGFTVQLNAFKNYSDNNYEVYLDKMLDVETGAYVRGDYYVKRFHDKYSNQTVMAKVGFVTKKWADRFLVGITAGELDADIQSASTMSIVYGARTRSSETLLPSVEYYKRNLGTKGLTFRFTGNYNINQNHNVDTAARLYNWYGEFMPTNIRGESGTNTLSDFRDENYSTTANLSYRANEHHSFTLNNVLTGYERKLASSVPLDDISSPADTMRRANTKNVFGASYVFRPNEDWNINLFGKHYYQHVIGPVDTTTTNTSKYAEQSRSFQTKGYGVAATRFYKDFQFKTSIERAFRLPSANELFGDELLTSSNTALKAENSTNFNLGGTMNRQMESGNTLYLDISTYYRLTKDYIQQVQNARYGTISNVNFGRVRNIGVDAEARYYYQNKAMVGGTVTYMDLRNKEKIRDAQSSVQDATYNNRMPNTPYFFGNIDAAYYFHDLGGKGNVLSFNYTFNFVGEFFLLWESQGSKDTKATLDRQLYHDFLVTYSLKDGKYNISLEGLNLTNARLYDNFSLQKPGRSLSVKLRYYFNKRQIKSQI from the coding sequence TTGCGATTAGTAGCTCAACATCACCAGCCTAAAAGTGGAGTGATTGGTTATGTAAGTGCTGAAAATGGTCATGCCATAGGAGTGACAGTATATGTCAAAAATACCTCTCATGGTACGGTCACTGACCGGGAGGGGAGATTTAGGCTTCCTTTGGAGCCAGGAGAAAAAGTTCTTATCGTGAGTGGATTAGGATATGAAAAAAAAGAGCTTGTTGTATCGGTTAAGGAAGGGGACTGGAAGAAATTAAAGGTTGATTTGAAGCCTAGTACAGACAGTGAGTTAGATGAAGTGGAAGTCCAAGGTGATTTTGAGATCCAAAATGTAAGAGAATCTCCCTACAATGTGGTGGCAATTGATGCCAAGGCCAACTATAATACCAACATGGATCTTGGGCACCTACTAAACAGGGCTTCTGGAGTCAAAATTCGTGAATCCGGAGGAGTAGGGTCTAGAATGAATATTTCACTGAATGGTTTTACGGGCAGGAACGTGAAGATTTTTATGGATGGGGTGCCAATGGCCGGGTTTGGAAATGCTTTTCAGCTTAACAACATTCCAGTAGGAATGGCTGACAGGATAGAAGTTTATAAAGGGGTGGTTCCCATTGAATTTGGGACCGATGCTATGGGAGGTGTTATTAATATAGTAACGAACCGATCCTCTAATACCTATTTGGATGCTTCCTATTCTTATGGATCGTTCAATACGCATAGAGCTAATGTCAGTGCTGGGCACACTACAAAAAATGGTTTTACGGTCCAGCTCAATGCTTTCAAAAACTACTCTGACAACAACTATGAAGTTTATCTAGATAAAATGCTGGATGTGGAGACGGGAGCTTATGTACGTGGCGATTATTATGTAAAGAGGTTCCATGATAAGTACTCCAACCAAACAGTAATGGCAAAAGTGGGTTTTGTAACCAAAAAATGGGCAGACCGTTTTTTGGTTGGCATCACTGCTGGAGAGCTTGATGCAGATATCCAAAGTGCTTCTACCATGTCGATAGTTTACGGAGCTCGTACAAGGTCATCCGAAACGCTCCTTCCTTCCGTCGAATATTACAAAAGGAATTTGGGAACCAAGGGCTTGACCTTCCGCTTCACGGGAAACTACAATATTAATCAGAATCATAATGTTGATACTGCGGCCAGACTGTATAATTGGTACGGAGAGTTTATGCCCACCAATATCCGAGGGGAAAGCGGTACCAATACCCTTTCGGATTTCAGAGATGAAAACTATTCTACCACAGCAAACCTTTCATACAGGGCGAATGAACATCACTCGTTTACATTGAACAATGTACTGACAGGCTATGAAAGAAAACTTGCTTCGAGTGTGCCACTGGATGATATTTCCTCTCCAGCCGACACAATGAGAAGGGCCAATACCAAAAATGTATTTGGAGCCTCCTATGTCTTTCGGCCAAATGAAGATTGGAATATCAACCTATTTGGGAAGCATTATTATCAACATGTCATAGGCCCAGTGGATACCACTACGACCAATACCTCCAAATATGCAGAGCAGTCACGGTCTTTTCAGACCAAAGGTTATGGAGTGGCAGCTACTAGGTTTTACAAAGATTTCCAGTTCAAGACATCGATAGAGCGGGCCTTTAGGCTTCCAAGTGCCAATGAGCTTTTTGGTGACGAATTGCTTACTTCTTCCAATACAGCATTAAAAGCGGAAAATTCTACCAATTTCAATTTGGGTGGTACAATGAACCGCCAAATGGAAAGTGGTAATACCCTCTACTTGGACATTAGCACATACTATCGATTGACAAAAGACTATATCCAACAGGTTCAAAATGCACGGTACGGCACCATCAGCAATGTCAATTTTGGAAGGGTAAGAAACATTGGAGTGGATGCTGAAGCACGCTACTATTATCAAAACAAGGCTATGGTCGGAGGTACTGTGACCTATATGGATCTGCGGAATAAGGAAAAGATAAGGGATGCGCAATCGAGTGTACAGGATGCAACCTATAATAACCGAATGCCCAATACACCCTATTTCTTCGGAAATATAGATGCTGCCTATTATTTCCATGACCTAGGAGGAAAAGGAAACGTCCTCTCCTTTAATTATACATTCAACTTCGTCGGTGAGTTTTTTCTGCTTTGGGAAAGCCAGGGAAGCAAGGACACCAAAGCGACGTTAGACCGCCAGCTATACCATGATTTTCTGGTAACATACTCCCTGAAAGATGGTAAGTACAATATTAGCCTAGAGGGGTTGAACCTTACTAATGCTAGGCTTTACGATAACTTCAGCCTACAGAAACCCGGAAGAAGCCTTAGTGTGAAGCTGCGCTATTATTTCAACAAAAGACAAATCAAATCTCAAATTTAA
- a CDS encoding LytTR family DNA-binding domain-containing protein, producing the protein MKCIIVEDQPPAQRILKRYIEDVGDLKLVGVFPDAIKALNYIRSHQVDLMFLDINLPKMSGIDLMRNVYDLPKVILTTAYSEYALESYEFSVVDYLLKPFSFLRFIKAVSKVQQPVRDSNKENVPALERKEDIFIKSGYDHIKVNLEEVLFIRADEDYTEICFLEKKLLTSESLKNWIEKLDTNWFVRVHRSYIVNMDKIEKVSGNEIILANKKTVPLGRAYRQEFVQRFLK; encoded by the coding sequence ATGAAGTGTATTATTGTTGAAGATCAGCCACCTGCGCAGCGAATTCTAAAAAGGTATATCGAGGATGTAGGGGATTTAAAGTTAGTAGGAGTTTTTCCTGATGCAATTAAGGCCTTGAATTATATCCGTTCTCATCAGGTTGATTTGATGTTTTTGGATATCAATCTACCCAAAATGTCTGGAATTGACCTGATGAGGAATGTGTATGATCTTCCGAAGGTCATCCTTACTACGGCATATTCAGAATATGCCTTGGAAAGCTATGAATTCAGTGTTGTGGACTATTTGTTAAAACCATTTTCATTTTTACGGTTTATTAAGGCAGTAAGCAAGGTGCAGCAACCTGTAAGGGATTCGAATAAAGAGAATGTTCCTGCATTGGAGAGAAAGGAGGATATTTTTATAAAAAGTGGCTACGATCATATTAAGGTTAATCTTGAAGAAGTTCTTTTTATCAGGGCAGATGAAGACTACACGGAAATTTGTTTTTTAGAGAAAAAACTGCTGACTTCCGAATCATTAAAGAATTGGATTGAAAAGCTGGATACGAACTGGTTTGTTCGGGTACACAGGTCATACATTGTAAATATGGACAAGATCGAAAAGGTATCCGGAAATGAGATTATCCTTGCAAATAAAAAAACTGTTCCACTTGGGAGGGCTTACAGGCAGGAATTTGTTCAGCGGTTTTTGAAGTGA
- a CDS encoding sensor histidine kinase → MKEKIHIGPESWKEILFQVVLHVLVFSFYIIDFNSPNSEFNFEQYYILFFLNYALANFCISYIFLPLFYYRKKYLAFFFSTILVITLVIIIEEALLEKLFMPESRGANFPGILFTLGQVLPTIIILSGFKFAWDALLKQRKVDKLEQMVRESEQKYLKSQINPHFLFNNLNNLYSYAIEQSPRTPEIILELSAVLRYMLYDCRESSVLLTKEIDHLRSFTELYELQVEQRGGVNFEALDIRQGYRIAPLILIVFIENAFKHSQAGQSEDISIHIKVCLSDKGVLHFSCRNSYLPYHKNDEESGGIGLENVRKRLELIYPESHQLLVENNSNYYSVDLKIQLSRTI, encoded by the coding sequence ATGAAAGAAAAAATCCATATTGGTCCTGAATCATGGAAAGAGATACTTTTTCAGGTGGTGCTCCATGTATTGGTTTTTAGTTTTTACATCATAGACTTTAATAGTCCAAACAGTGAGTTCAATTTTGAGCAATATTATATTCTATTTTTTTTAAACTACGCATTGGCTAATTTTTGCATCAGTTATATCTTTTTGCCTTTATTTTACTATAGGAAAAAGTACTTGGCATTCTTTTTCAGTACCATTTTGGTGATCACATTGGTCATTATTATTGAAGAAGCGTTATTGGAAAAATTGTTCATGCCAGAATCTAGAGGGGCAAATTTCCCAGGGATATTGTTTACTCTGGGTCAAGTTTTGCCCACCATCATTATTCTTTCTGGGTTTAAGTTTGCTTGGGATGCCTTACTCAAGCAGCGGAAAGTAGATAAATTGGAACAAATGGTTCGGGAAAGTGAGCAGAAGTATTTAAAGTCCCAAATCAACCCACATTTTTTATTCAATAACCTAAACAACTTGTATTCCTATGCCATTGAGCAGTCGCCGAGGACTCCAGAAATTATACTGGAGCTTAGTGCCGTTCTGCGATACATGTTATACGACTGTAGGGAATCATCAGTATTGCTCACCAAAGAAATTGATCATTTAAGGAGCTTCACAGAGCTTTATGAACTTCAGGTGGAACAAAGAGGAGGTGTAAACTTTGAAGCATTGGATATTCGTCAAGGTTACCGTATAGCGCCATTGATTTTGATTGTATTTATTGAAAATGCCTTTAAACACAGCCAGGCGGGGCAAAGCGAGGACATATCTATTCATATCAAAGTATGCCTTTCAGATAAAGGAGTACTTCATTTCTCGTGCAGAAACAGCTACCTTCCATATCATAAAAATGATGAAGAGTCAGGAGGAATTGGTTTAGAAAATGTGCGAAAGCGTTTGGAGCTTATATATCCAGAATCCCATCAGCTTTTGGTTGAAAATAACTCCAATTATTATTCAGTAGATTTAAAGATTCAACTCTCTAGAACAATCTGA